Proteins encoded in a region of the Coffea eugenioides isolate CCC68of chromosome 4, Ceug_1.0, whole genome shotgun sequence genome:
- the LOC113767684 gene encoding uncharacterized protein LOC113767684 translates to MAVTMKQMSLIIATLGALSFIFGVVAENKKPASGTAVTMKDIVICNYPKDPTVALGICSIVFLVAASVAGYLSLFYPYRGKSVPQAALFRNTGFSVFFNIALGLTGLALAMLLWPTITEQLHLTHKVHHNLQTDCPTAKTGLLGGGAFLSLDSALFWLVSLMLADNAREDYFDETDVKGERVTSQGDDYEPDNLVKGSV, encoded by the exons ATGGCAGTGACCATGAAACAGATGTCACTGATAATAGCAACACTGGGAGCGTTGTCCTTCATATTCGGGGTGGTTGCTGAAAACAAGAAG CCAGCATCTGGTACTGCAGTGACGATGAAAGATATTGTCATTTGCAATTATCCAAAAGATCCGACCGTAGCCCTTGGCATTTGTTCAATTGTGTTTCTGGTCGCTGCTAGTGTGGCTGGATACCTGTCCTTGTTTTATCCTTACCGAGGCAAGTCTGTTCCCCAGGCTGCTTTGTTCCGGAATACTGGCTTCTCTGTCTTTTTCAATATTGCTTT GGGCTTGACTGGATTAGCTCTAGCAATGCTGTTGTGGCCAACTATCACAGAACAACTGCACCTGACCCATAAGGTTCATCACAATCTGCAAACAGATTGTCCCACTGCCAAGACTGGTCTTCTTGGTGGAGGAGCCTTTCTGTCTCTTGATTCAGCTCTTTTCTGGTTGGTCTCCCTGATGCTAGCGGACAATGCTCGGGAGGACTACTTTGATGAGACAGATGTTAAGGGTGAGCGCGTCACCAGTCAAGGCGATGATTATGAGCCAGATAACCTGGTCAAGGGCAGTGTTTAG